ATTGCTGCGAAGGGCGGAGAGGTTCTGTATGAGGGAGTTGATCTTCAGAAGATTGCGCCTCACAAGATCGTATCACAGGGTATTGCACATGTTCCTGAGGGAAGACATGTATTTTCCCAGCTAACAGTATATGAAAATCTATTGATGGGTGCATATACTAGAAAGGATAAGTCTGAGGTAGAGGAATCCTTAGAGAACGTATATAAAAGATTCCCGAGACTGAAGGAACGACAGAGGCAATATGCCGGAACCTTAAGTGGTGGAGAACAGCAGATGTTAGCTATGGGACGTGCATTAATGTCCAAGCCAAAGATTGTTCTTATGGATGAGCCTTCCATGGGTCTTTCCCCGATTCTCGTAGAAGAAATATTCGACATTATTCAAAGCATCAGTAAGAGCGGAACTACGGTTCTGCTGGTTGAGCAGAATGCTAAGAAAGCATTAGGCATTGCTGACCGCGCCTACGTACTGGAAACAGGTAAAATTGTACTTAGTGGTGATGCAAAGAAATTAATGGATGACGAATCAGTGAAAAAAGCTTATCTGGGAGAATAAATTATATAGTAGCATTCACATACTAATTTATGTGCCGTTCGGCGGCAGATGGAGGTTATTATGAATAAGTATGTTATTACGATTGCAAGAGGATATGGTAGCGGTGGAAGAACGATAGGAAAGATGCTGTCAGAGAAGCTGGGAATTCCCTATTATGACAGGGATCTGCTCCGATTAGCTTCTGATGATAGCGGTATCAATCAGGCTTTGTTTGCTAAGGCAGATGAGAAACTGAAAAAAAGCCTGCTATTTCGAATCGCAAGCAACGTATACAAAGGAGAATTAATTCCTCCGGATAGTGATGATTTTGTTTCGAATGATAACCTGTTTAATTACCAGGCGAAAATAATCAAAGAGTTAGCCAATACCGAATCCTGTATCATCATTGGCCGATGCGCTGATTATGTATTGAAGGATTACGAGAATGTAATAAAAGTATTCGTCCATGCTCCAATGGAGGATTGTATTAAGACCTTAAAGGAAATGACAGGCAAATCAGATAAGGAAATTGAGAAGCAGATTCTCTCCATTGACAAGCACCGTGCAGAATATTACAAGTATTACACAGGAAGAGACTGGAAGAACGCAGAAAACTATGATCTGTGCCTGAACAGCAGTCGTCTTGGCTTTGATAAATGTGTGGAGATTGTTCAGAGCTATATGGACATTCGTTTCCGATAAAACATGAAATAAATTAAAATTGAATTTAATTATGCCCCAATAAGTTAGATAACGCAGCAGAAATTTGCCTGCCATGTTACCTAACCTATTGGGGTATTATAGTTTTCACCACATTTAACTTGATTATCAACAATTAATCTTATAATTGAACCATTGTATTTTATTGCCATAGACAGGATAAGAGGGCCCATACATTGGGGGGGGTGTAGGCAGATACCGGAAAATGATTAGCCTATTTTCGAGTGAGTAACTGCATGCTAGTTCGTTTCGCGAGCGACCGACGCAACTATCAGGGAGGAGCGAAACGTAATAGACGCATGCAGGAACTCCCGAAAATAGTGCTTGTTTTCCGGTACTGCCTACACCCTCCAATGTATGGGCTCTCTTATCCGTCCGGTTTAGAAATACCCACCGGTTTAGAAATACCCACCGGTTTAGAAATATCCACCAGTTTAGAAATTGCAGGTATTGATAAGGTTGAAATTGTGTGTTATACTTTACTGCAAAAATTAGAAAAAGGCTTTGCCAGGAAAGAGGTATAAGATGATATCAGAGAAAATGATGGGAT
The nucleotide sequence above comes from Variimorphobacter saccharofermentans. Encoded proteins:
- a CDS encoding ABC transporter ATP-binding protein, with the translated sequence MAMLEIKNLQVYYGMIHAIKDVSFEVNEGEVIALIGANGAGKTTILHTVTGLIAAKGGEVLYEGVDLQKIAPHKIVSQGIAHVPEGRHVFSQLTVYENLLMGAYTRKDKSEVEESLENVYKRFPRLKERQRQYAGTLSGGEQQMLAMGRALMSKPKIVLMDEPSMGLSPILVEEIFDIIQSISKSGTTVLLVEQNAKKALGIADRAYVLETGKIVLSGDAKKLMDDESVKKAYLGE
- a CDS encoding cytidylate kinase-like family protein encodes the protein MNKYVITIARGYGSGGRTIGKMLSEKLGIPYYDRDLLRLASDDSGINQALFAKADEKLKKSLLFRIASNVYKGELIPPDSDDFVSNDNLFNYQAKIIKELANTESCIIIGRCADYVLKDYENVIKVFVHAPMEDCIKTLKEMTGKSDKEIEKQILSIDKHRAEYYKYYTGRDWKNAENYDLCLNSSRLGFDKCVEIVQSYMDIRFR